The Streptomyces albofaciens JCM 4342 genome has a segment encoding these proteins:
- a CDS encoding GNAT family N-acetyltransferase, whose protein sequence is MTATAPRTPPPGLTVRPATLDDATAVCALLNEIDRWEIGRADTDLTEVQAELKHPEADLEKDSWLLFEGARLIAFGLLWDESGGERIDMDHYTLPGRLPGALHLYDLMEARAAERAAANGASRAVVHLHLNAAPTMDLNALRARGWRTVRRYHVLHRPLSAATDRLPPPLPGVTLRSCLTEPDRRSAHALLQASFADHFDFQPRTYEQWLDDIDAERADWSLIWIAHVRGLGDAGALRSHNARASMAWISSLGVLSEARGNGLGSHLLRHAFGHYAALGRHRIGLGVDTDNSSGAPALYERHGMTLDFAVDTWELIKDTGTVPQR, encoded by the coding sequence ATGACCGCGACCGCACCCCGCACTCCGCCGCCCGGTCTGACCGTACGGCCGGCGACGCTCGACGACGCGACGGCGGTGTGCGCGCTGCTCAACGAGATCGACAGGTGGGAAATCGGACGTGCCGACACCGACCTGACCGAAGTGCAGGCGGAGCTGAAGCACCCCGAGGCGGACCTGGAGAAGGACTCCTGGCTGCTGTTCGAGGGGGCCCGGCTGATCGCTTTCGGCCTGCTCTGGGACGAGTCCGGCGGTGAGCGGATCGACATGGACCACTACACCCTGCCCGGCCGGCTGCCCGGCGCTCTGCATCTGTACGACCTGATGGAGGCGCGGGCCGCGGAACGGGCGGCCGCCAACGGAGCCTCGCGCGCGGTGGTTCACCTCCACCTCAACGCCGCCCCGACCATGGACCTGAACGCGCTGCGCGCGCGAGGCTGGCGTACGGTGCGCCGTTACCACGTGCTGCACCGACCCCTGTCGGCCGCCACCGACCGGCTCCCGCCGCCGCTGCCCGGCGTGACGCTGCGCTCCTGCCTGACCGAGCCGGACCGGCGGAGCGCCCACGCACTGCTCCAGGCGTCCTTCGCCGACCACTTCGACTTCCAGCCGCGGACGTACGAACAGTGGCTGGACGACATCGACGCCGAGCGCGCCGACTGGTCGCTGATATGGATCGCCCACGTACGCGGCCTCGGCGACGCCGGGGCGCTGCGCAGTCACAACGCCCGCGCCTCGATGGCCTGGATAAGCTCCCTCGGCGTACTGAGCGAGGCCCGCGGCAACGGCCTCGGCAGTCACCTCCTGCGCCACGCCTTCGGCCACTACGCGGCGCTCGGCCGCCACCGCATCGGCCTCGGCGTCGACACCGACAACAGCAGTGGCGCGCCGGCGCTGTACGAGCGGCACGGCATGACCCTCGACTTCGCCGTGGACACCTGGGAGCTGATCAAGGACACCGGTACCGTTCCGCAGCGCTGA
- a CDS encoding cytochrome P450 yields MTETSSTLPAQDAPAFPSDRTCPYGLPGTYARLRDSQDALRPVTLYDGRTAWVVTKHEAARQLLADPRLSSDRTHPDFPLTSPRLAGLRGRRPAFISMDPPEHGARRRMTISEFTVKRIKGMRPDIERIVHGFLDEMLAAGPPADLVSRFALPVPSMVICQLLGVPYADHDFFQDASRRLVQSTDAAEATGARDDLERYLDGLITTLESEPGPGLLGALVTRQLADGAIDRDELISNALLLLVAGHETTASMTSLSVITLLEHPEQHAALRADPALIPGAVEELLRYLAIADVAGARRATADIEIDGQLIRAGDGVIVVHSIANRDAGVFEDPDTFDIHRSARHHLSFGYGVHQCLGQNLARLELEIILTALFERIPTLRLATPVERLTLRPGSTIQGVNELPVTW; encoded by the coding sequence ATGACCGAGACCTCCAGCACCCTCCCCGCCCAGGACGCCCCCGCCTTCCCCAGCGACCGCACTTGCCCGTACGGGCTGCCCGGGACGTACGCCCGGTTACGCGACAGCCAGGACGCGCTGCGCCCGGTGACCCTGTACGACGGCCGCACCGCCTGGGTCGTCACCAAGCACGAGGCCGCGCGCCAACTGCTCGCCGACCCGCGGCTCTCCTCGGACCGCACCCACCCCGACTTTCCGCTCACCTCCCCGCGCCTGGCGGGCCTGCGCGGCCGCCGGCCCGCCTTCATCAGCATGGATCCGCCCGAGCACGGGGCCCGCCGCCGGATGACGATCAGCGAGTTCACCGTCAAGCGCATCAAGGGCATGCGGCCGGACATCGAGCGGATCGTGCACGGCTTCCTCGACGAGATGCTCGCCGCGGGCCCGCCCGCCGACCTGGTGAGCCGGTTCGCGCTGCCGGTGCCCTCCATGGTGATCTGCCAACTGCTCGGCGTGCCCTACGCCGACCACGACTTCTTCCAGGACGCCAGCCGGCGCCTGGTGCAGTCGACGGACGCGGCGGAAGCCACCGGCGCGCGCGACGACCTGGAGCGCTATCTGGACGGGCTGATCACCACCCTGGAGTCCGAGCCCGGGCCCGGACTCCTCGGGGCGCTGGTCACCCGGCAGCTCGCGGACGGCGCCATCGACCGCGACGAGCTGATCTCGAACGCACTGCTGCTGCTCGTCGCCGGTCACGAGACGACCGCGTCCATGACCTCCCTCAGCGTCATCACCCTGCTCGAACACCCCGAGCAGCACGCCGCCCTGCGCGCCGATCCGGCGCTGATCCCGGGCGCGGTCGAAGAGTTGCTGCGCTACCTCGCCATCGCCGATGTGGCGGGCGCCCGCCGTGCCACCGCCGACATCGAGATCGACGGGCAGCTCATCCGGGCCGGCGACGGCGTGATCGTCGTCCACTCCATCGCGAACCGCGACGCCGGGGTGTTCGAGGACCCGGACACCTTCGACATCCACCGTTCGGCCCGCCACCACCTCTCCTTCGGCTACGGCGTCCACCAGTGCCTCGGCCAGAACCTGGCCCGCCTCGAACTGGAGATCATCCTGACCGCGCTGTTCGAGCGCATTCCCACCCTGCGGCTGGCCACACCGGTCGAGCGGCTGACCCTGCGGCCGGGCAGCACCATCCAGGGCGTCAACGAACTCCCCGTCACCTGGTGA
- a CDS encoding helix-turn-helix domain-containing protein: MFNRVRQLRKERLMTLEALAERSGVTKSYLSKVERGRSVPSIAVGASLARALDVPLDQLFTDTQELTEVTVTRAGDRRPLTSEDEPGTRYEGIALRAGAKKMTPFMLYPPHDTGPVPFRDHPGEEFLFVHQGRAELLFPSRTITLGPGDSAYFKATAPHKVRSLGAERAAVLLLVCDDLDGAEPPHPRLP; encoded by the coding sequence GTGTTCAATCGGGTGCGGCAACTGCGCAAGGAGCGGCTGATGACGCTGGAGGCGCTCGCCGAGCGCTCCGGCGTCACGAAGAGCTATCTCTCCAAGGTCGAACGCGGTCGGAGCGTCCCCTCGATCGCCGTCGGCGCCTCGCTGGCCAGGGCCCTGGACGTCCCGCTGGACCAGTTGTTCACCGATACGCAGGAGCTGACCGAGGTCACCGTCACCCGGGCCGGGGACCGGCGGCCGCTCACCTCCGAGGACGAGCCCGGGACCCGTTACGAGGGCATAGCGCTCCGGGCCGGCGCCAAGAAGATGACCCCGTTCATGCTGTATCCCCCGCACGACACCGGCCCGGTGCCCTTCCGGGACCATCCGGGCGAGGAATTCCTCTTCGTCCATCAAGGGCGGGCCGAACTGCTCTTCCCCTCCCGGACCATCACGCTCGGGCCGGGCGATTCCGCGTACTTCAAGGCGACCGCGCCGCACAAGGTCCGCTCCTTGGGTGCGGAGCGCGCCGCCGTACTGCTCCTGGTGTGTGACGACCTGGACGGGGCGGAGCCGCCCCACCCGCGGCTGCCCTGA
- a CDS encoding ferredoxin, which produces MHVTADRDVCVGAGMCALTAPGVFDQDDDGLVTVLASDIEEGSRDAVREAGMLCPSGALRVTE; this is translated from the coding sequence ATGCACGTGACCGCCGACCGGGACGTGTGCGTCGGCGCCGGGATGTGCGCGCTGACCGCGCCCGGCGTCTTCGACCAGGACGACGACGGGCTCGTCACCGTCCTGGCCTCCGACATCGAGGAGGGGAGCCGGGACGCCGTGCGCGAGGCCGGCATGCTGTGCCCGTCCGGAGCCCTTCGCGTCACGGAGTAG
- a CDS encoding TetR/AcrR family transcriptional regulator: MSPHADRTAPPAADHRKGPRRRGEELENAILTAALEELTEVGYAALTMERVAARARTSKAALYRRWTGRAELVLDACKVRGFSELDLPDTGTLRGDVIALLRLMSAKMATPIGGILRGLLGEMTRDPEFARLIRERVHTVGPVGIRGILQRAVERGEVQPWVLGSRRATVATDLLRNEFLLFGAPVEDETVIEIVDEVYLPLVLAPAPEPVGGRGEAEGSTGVRKGSTEEAEGSAGEPVRNTGEPVRNMGESDRSAGGSGDGPEP, translated from the coding sequence CTGTCACCGCACGCCGACCGGACCGCCCCACCCGCCGCCGACCACCGCAAAGGGCCCCGGCGCCGCGGCGAGGAGCTGGAGAACGCGATCCTGACCGCGGCGCTGGAGGAGCTGACGGAGGTGGGCTACGCCGCGCTGACCATGGAGCGCGTCGCGGCCCGCGCCCGTACGAGCAAGGCCGCCCTCTACCGCCGCTGGACCGGCCGCGCCGAACTCGTGCTGGACGCCTGCAAAGTGCGCGGCTTCTCCGAGCTGGACCTGCCCGACACCGGCACGCTGCGCGGCGATGTGATCGCCCTGCTGCGGCTGATGTCGGCGAAGATGGCCACGCCGATCGGAGGCATCCTGCGCGGCCTGCTCGGGGAGATGACCCGCGACCCCGAGTTCGCCCGGCTGATCCGCGAACGGGTCCACACGGTGGGGCCGGTGGGCATCCGGGGCATCCTGCAACGCGCCGTCGAGCGCGGCGAGGTGCAGCCCTGGGTGCTCGGCTCCCGGCGGGCCACCGTCGCCACCGATCTGCTGCGCAACGAATTCCTGCTGTTCGGGGCCCCCGTCGAGGACGAGACCGTCATCGAGATCGTCGATGAGGTGTATCTGCCACTGGTCCTGGCTCCTGCTCCGGAACCGGTGGGCGGCAGGGGAGAGGCCGAAGGGAGTACGGGCGTACGGAAGGGGAGCACGGAGGAAGCGGAGGGGAGCGCTGGGGAGCCGGTACGGAACACGGGGGAACCGGTACGGAACATGGGGGAGTCGGACCGGAGCGCGGGCGGATCGGGGGACGGCCCTGAGCCCTGA
- a CDS encoding metallophosphoesterase family protein: MDRRSLLTAGGGAALAVAAGAPQAHATAPGPLGRWPGRQPVRFNVISDIQGDLRDFGRALDDMAAVNPRSAGLAVAGDITPRGYDAEYAQVGAELERHPHPRDIAWAIGNHEFYVPKWRDPGTLSQDTWPNDTTEDSLFRSFHRFARRNTVHAETSFGGVPVLTLGTERYMHYHDPKLWDEVWISEAQFAWLENRLWYWSRRRRPVMVITHHPLPNTVSGTRNKLYASDYLQADRLLGLLGRHPDVFLFCGHTHWDLELSDWVVRRVVPGTANLSGFTVVNTGAIQTGYRDDGKGGEVSVGGTFNQGLQVEVRHDAVVIKARDFARRAWLKEITVPLAAS; this comes from the coding sequence ATGGACCGCAGATCCCTTCTCACCGCCGGTGGAGGCGCCGCACTGGCGGTCGCCGCCGGTGCCCCGCAGGCCCACGCCACCGCCCCGGGGCCCCTCGGACGGTGGCCCGGCCGTCAGCCCGTACGGTTCAACGTCATCAGCGACATCCAAGGGGACCTGCGCGACTTCGGCCGGGCCCTGGACGACATGGCGGCCGTCAATCCGCGCAGCGCGGGCCTCGCCGTCGCGGGCGACATCACGCCGCGCGGCTACGACGCCGAGTACGCGCAGGTCGGCGCCGAACTGGAGCGCCACCCCCACCCGCGCGACATCGCCTGGGCCATCGGCAACCACGAGTTCTACGTACCGAAGTGGCGCGATCCCGGCACCCTGTCGCAGGACACCTGGCCCAACGACACCACCGAGGACTCCCTCTTCCGCAGCTTCCACCGCTTCGCCCGGCGCAACACGGTCCACGCGGAGACCTCCTTCGGCGGCGTCCCCGTACTGACCCTCGGCACCGAGCGGTACATGCACTACCACGACCCCAAGCTCTGGGACGAGGTCTGGATCAGCGAGGCGCAGTTCGCGTGGCTGGAGAACCGGCTCTGGTACTGGTCGCGCCGCCGCCGGCCGGTCATGGTGATCACCCACCACCCCCTGCCCAACACGGTCTCCGGCACCCGCAACAAGCTCTACGCGAGCGACTACCTCCAGGCCGACCGCCTGCTGGGCCTGCTCGGCCGCCACCCCGACGTGTTCCTCTTCTGCGGCCACACCCACTGGGACCTGGAACTCTCCGACTGGGTGGTGCGCCGCGTGGTGCCCGGCACCGCGAATCTCAGCGGGTTCACGGTGGTCAACACCGGTGCGATCCAGACCGGTTACCGGGACGACGGCAAGGGCGGCGAAGTCTCCGTCGGCGGCACCTTCAACCAGGGCCTCCAGGTCGAGGTGCGCCACGACGCGGTCGTCATCAAGGCCCGCGACTTCGCCCGCCGCGCCTGGCTGAAGGAGATCACGGTGCCGCTGGCCGCCTCCTGA